AGAACGCGAAAATCGTTCGCGCTCGCCGTGTCCCAGGCCAGCGCCAGGGCATCTGCGTCAAGCGTCTGCCTGCCGGATTTGCCCTTGATGGTGAAGTCCCACGTCGTCTCGCTGATCGCCTCCACCCGGGCCACTTCCTCATCCGAGCGACTCACCAGATAATCGCCAACCGTGAGCCCGAGGCCGATCTCCAGCGTCCGCAGAGCACGCCGAGGGGATTTGCCGCCCGCCAGCCCCGACGCCGCCAGTAAAGCCTCAAAGCCCGACCGGTCGGCAAAGGCCTCCTTGTACAGCCCCACGACCTCCTGACGCATCTCCTCACTGTCACCACAGCAAAGCAGCAACTCTCGCCCCAGGGCCAGCGATTCAGCAACGCTGCATTCTTCCTTCCGGACGGTCAGCCAGCTCCAGCCCAGGGTGGCCGCTCGATCAGCTCGGCCCGACTGAGCCAGGGTCGCGAGGGCCTCAAGCATGTCCGCCTGGTCGCCATTCGGATGGTCGATTGCCATGAGCCAGCGATCGTCAAGTGTTCGCAGATCCCCCCGCTGGGCCAGTTCGGTCAGTGTCGATCCTTGGTTAGCCATGGGGATATCATGACGGCTGTGCGGATCGCTGTCCATAGCCATGCCGTCCCTCATCGAAAGCCGACCACGTAGGCGACCCAGGCATCCTCCACTTCCGCCTGTCGCCGGCATCGGAATATGCCGTTCCCGGTGCCTTCCGATGTCGCCCCCTCCCAGTACACCCGCGCCTGGCGAAAACCGACCTCCAGGAGCGCTTCCTGAAGCTCGGCCAGCGTCCACAGCCGCCAGTCGTAGGTGAACGCCCTCATCATTCGGCTGCCGTCAGGAAACGCGAAGTGTATGCAATTCAACGCCTCACTGGTGATCGGATTGTACTGGACCTGTTCCCAAACGTACGTGAAGCCCTGATAGCGAATCTTCTCCTCGTTCGGCCGGTGAGACTCCGGACCTCCGTAAAGATCCAGCACCAGGAGCCCGTCGGCTTTGAGTGCGCCACGACACTTGCGGAAGTACTCCAGCAGGAGAGGTCGCCGTTTGAAAACACAGAAGGAGAAATTCAGCGCGACGATGACATCCACGGGCGGTGCCTGCACGGTAAGTACATTGGCTCGACGAAGACGAACGCGGGCACGTTGCGCGCGGGTCAACCGCGAAAGAAGATGGCTCCGGCTCCAGCGCAGAGGTTCGGGGTCCAGGT
This region of Phycisphaerae bacterium genomic DNA includes:
- a CDS encoding class I SAM-dependent methyltransferase, producing the protein MATNVALRDGRSRGRLTARTADRHLLYSEAVQCAASEIKFVRRVYRKANGRLPLWLREDFCGTGLICAHWVRAGPANRAIGVDLDPEPLRWSRSHLLSRLTRAQRARVRLRRANVLTVQAPPVDVIVALNFSFCVFKRRPLLLEYFRKCRGALKADGLLVLDLYGGPESHRPNEEKIRYQGFTYVWEQVQYNPITSEALNCIHFAFPDGSRMMRAFTYDWRLWTLAELQEALLEVGFRQARVYWEGATSEGTGNGIFRCRRQAEVEDAWVAYVVGFR